One window from the genome of Cucumis melo cultivar AY chromosome 10, USDA_Cmelo_AY_1.0, whole genome shotgun sequence encodes:
- the LOC103489232 gene encoding uncharacterized protein LOC103489232 isoform X1 — protein MAAAKTVIFSSPTLLHHCFNPSQTPPHPSINSFKPILSSKANPSNGVFIRSRNFCTAPVTRGRRYKVLTVSSLVDGYTGDDDESSQRNSDTGAAIDIKLPRRSLMVTFTCNQCSERTKRLINRLAYERGLVFVQVWSSIFYPTLCAGCQKYHKLVDNLGLIVEYDFREEDTDLDSNSDQV, from the exons ATGGCAGCGGCAAAGACTGTCATCTTTTCCTCTCCCACTCTTCTTCACCATTGCTTTAACCCTTCACAAACTCCGCCTCATCCATCTATTAACTCATTCAAACCAATACTCTCTTCCAAAGCAAACCCTAGCAATGGCGTCTTCATTAG GAGTAGAAACTTCTGTACAGCGCCAGTTACTCGGGGACGCAGGTATAAGGTGCTTACTGTTTCTAGTTTGGTTGATGGTTATACTGGAGACGACGATGAATCATCGCAAAGAAATTCTGATACG GGGGCAGCCATTGACATAAAGCTTCCAAGAAGAAGTTTGATGGTAACGTTTACGTGTAATCAATGTAGTGAAAGGACGAAGAGGCTCATTAATCGATTAGCTTACGAACGAGGGCTCGTTTTTGTTCAG GTCTGGAGTTCGATTTTCTACCCCACATTG TGTGCAGGGTGTCAAAAGTATCACAAATTGGTTGACAATCTTGGCCTTATAGTAGAGTATGACTTCCGGGAGGAGGACACAGATTTGGACTCAAATTCAGATCAAGTTTGA
- the LOC103489232 gene encoding uncharacterized protein C24H6.02c isoform X3: MAAAKTVIFSSPTLLHHCFNPSQTPPHPSINSFKPILSSKANPSNGVFIRSRNFCTAPVTRGRRYKVLTVSSLVDGYTGDDDESSQRNSDTGAAIDIKLPRRSLMVTFTCNQCSERTKRLINRLAYERGLVFVQCAGCQKYHKLVDNLGLIVEYDFREEDTDLDSNSDQV, translated from the exons ATGGCAGCGGCAAAGACTGTCATCTTTTCCTCTCCCACTCTTCTTCACCATTGCTTTAACCCTTCACAAACTCCGCCTCATCCATCTATTAACTCATTCAAACCAATACTCTCTTCCAAAGCAAACCCTAGCAATGGCGTCTTCATTAG GAGTAGAAACTTCTGTACAGCGCCAGTTACTCGGGGACGCAGGTATAAGGTGCTTACTGTTTCTAGTTTGGTTGATGGTTATACTGGAGACGACGATGAATCATCGCAAAGAAATTCTGATACG GGGGCAGCCATTGACATAAAGCTTCCAAGAAGAAGTTTGATGGTAACGTTTACGTGTAATCAATGTAGTGAAAGGACGAAGAGGCTCATTAATCGATTAGCTTACGAACGAGGGCTCGTTTTTGTTCAG TGTGCAGGGTGTCAAAAGTATCACAAATTGGTTGACAATCTTGGCCTTATAGTAGAGTATGACTTCCGGGAGGAGGACACAGATTTGGACTCAAATTCAGATCAAGTTTGA
- the LOC103489232 gene encoding uncharacterized protein LOC103489232 isoform X5: MAAAKTVIFSSPTLLHHCFNPSQTPPHPSINSFKPILSSKANPSNGVFIRSRNFCTAPVTRGRRYKGAAIDIKLPRRSLMVTFTCNQCSERTKRLINRLAYERGLVFVQVWSSIFYPTLCAGCQKYHKLVDNLGLIVEYDFREEDTDLDSNSDQV, from the exons ATGGCAGCGGCAAAGACTGTCATCTTTTCCTCTCCCACTCTTCTTCACCATTGCTTTAACCCTTCACAAACTCCGCCTCATCCATCTATTAACTCATTCAAACCAATACTCTCTTCCAAAGCAAACCCTAGCAATGGCGTCTTCATTAG GAGTAGAAACTTCTGTACAGCGCCAGTTACTCGGGGACGCAGGTATAAG GGGGCAGCCATTGACATAAAGCTTCCAAGAAGAAGTTTGATGGTAACGTTTACGTGTAATCAATGTAGTGAAAGGACGAAGAGGCTCATTAATCGATTAGCTTACGAACGAGGGCTCGTTTTTGTTCAG GTCTGGAGTTCGATTTTCTACCCCACATTG TGTGCAGGGTGTCAAAAGTATCACAAATTGGTTGACAATCTTGGCCTTATAGTAGAGTATGACTTCCGGGAGGAGGACACAGATTTGGACTCAAATTCAGATCAAGTTTGA
- the LOC103489232 gene encoding uncharacterized protein LOC103489232 isoform X7 — protein MAAAKTVIFSSPTLLHHCFNPSQTPPHPSINSFKPILSSKANPSNGVFIRSRNFCTAPVTRGRRYKGAAIDIKLPRRSLMVTFTCNQCSERTKRLINRLAYERGLVFVQCAGCQKYHKLVDNLGLIVEYDFREEDTDLDSNSDQV, from the exons ATGGCAGCGGCAAAGACTGTCATCTTTTCCTCTCCCACTCTTCTTCACCATTGCTTTAACCCTTCACAAACTCCGCCTCATCCATCTATTAACTCATTCAAACCAATACTCTCTTCCAAAGCAAACCCTAGCAATGGCGTCTTCATTAG GAGTAGAAACTTCTGTACAGCGCCAGTTACTCGGGGACGCAGGTATAAG GGGGCAGCCATTGACATAAAGCTTCCAAGAAGAAGTTTGATGGTAACGTTTACGTGTAATCAATGTAGTGAAAGGACGAAGAGGCTCATTAATCGATTAGCTTACGAACGAGGGCTCGTTTTTGTTCAG TGTGCAGGGTGTCAAAAGTATCACAAATTGGTTGACAATCTTGGCCTTATAGTAGAGTATGACTTCCGGGAGGAGGACACAGATTTGGACTCAAATTCAGATCAAGTTTGA
- the LOC103489232 gene encoding uncharacterized protein LOC103489232 isoform X2, whose product MAAAKTVIFSSPTLLHHCFNPSQTPPHPSINSFKPILSSKANPSNGVFIRNFCTAPVTRGRRYKVLTVSSLVDGYTGDDDESSQRNSDTGAAIDIKLPRRSLMVTFTCNQCSERTKRLINRLAYERGLVFVQVWSSIFYPTLCAGCQKYHKLVDNLGLIVEYDFREEDTDLDSNSDQV is encoded by the exons ATGGCAGCGGCAAAGACTGTCATCTTTTCCTCTCCCACTCTTCTTCACCATTGCTTTAACCCTTCACAAACTCCGCCTCATCCATCTATTAACTCATTCAAACCAATACTCTCTTCCAAAGCAAACCCTAGCAATGGCGTCTTCATTAG AAACTTCTGTACAGCGCCAGTTACTCGGGGACGCAGGTATAAGGTGCTTACTGTTTCTAGTTTGGTTGATGGTTATACTGGAGACGACGATGAATCATCGCAAAGAAATTCTGATACG GGGGCAGCCATTGACATAAAGCTTCCAAGAAGAAGTTTGATGGTAACGTTTACGTGTAATCAATGTAGTGAAAGGACGAAGAGGCTCATTAATCGATTAGCTTACGAACGAGGGCTCGTTTTTGTTCAG GTCTGGAGTTCGATTTTCTACCCCACATTG TGTGCAGGGTGTCAAAAGTATCACAAATTGGTTGACAATCTTGGCCTTATAGTAGAGTATGACTTCCGGGAGGAGGACACAGATTTGGACTCAAATTCAGATCAAGTTTGA
- the LOC103489232 gene encoding uncharacterized protein LOC103489232 isoform X6, which yields MAAAKTVIFSSPTLLHHCFNPSQTPPHPSINSFKPILSSKANPSNGVFIRNFCTAPVTRGRRYKGAAIDIKLPRRSLMVTFTCNQCSERTKRLINRLAYERGLVFVQVWSSIFYPTLCAGCQKYHKLVDNLGLIVEYDFREEDTDLDSNSDQV from the exons ATGGCAGCGGCAAAGACTGTCATCTTTTCCTCTCCCACTCTTCTTCACCATTGCTTTAACCCTTCACAAACTCCGCCTCATCCATCTATTAACTCATTCAAACCAATACTCTCTTCCAAAGCAAACCCTAGCAATGGCGTCTTCATTAG AAACTTCTGTACAGCGCCAGTTACTCGGGGACGCAGGTATAAG GGGGCAGCCATTGACATAAAGCTTCCAAGAAGAAGTTTGATGGTAACGTTTACGTGTAATCAATGTAGTGAAAGGACGAAGAGGCTCATTAATCGATTAGCTTACGAACGAGGGCTCGTTTTTGTTCAG GTCTGGAGTTCGATTTTCTACCCCACATTG TGTGCAGGGTGTCAAAAGTATCACAAATTGGTTGACAATCTTGGCCTTATAGTAGAGTATGACTTCCGGGAGGAGGACACAGATTTGGACTCAAATTCAGATCAAGTTTGA
- the LOC103489232 gene encoding mitochondrial protein import protein ZIM17 isoform X4 — MAAAKTVIFSSPTLLHHCFNPSQTPPHPSINSFKPILSSKANPSNGVFIRNFCTAPVTRGRRYKVLTVSSLVDGYTGDDDESSQRNSDTGAAIDIKLPRRSLMVTFTCNQCSERTKRLINRLAYERGLVFVQCAGCQKYHKLVDNLGLIVEYDFREEDTDLDSNSDQV, encoded by the exons ATGGCAGCGGCAAAGACTGTCATCTTTTCCTCTCCCACTCTTCTTCACCATTGCTTTAACCCTTCACAAACTCCGCCTCATCCATCTATTAACTCATTCAAACCAATACTCTCTTCCAAAGCAAACCCTAGCAATGGCGTCTTCATTAG AAACTTCTGTACAGCGCCAGTTACTCGGGGACGCAGGTATAAGGTGCTTACTGTTTCTAGTTTGGTTGATGGTTATACTGGAGACGACGATGAATCATCGCAAAGAAATTCTGATACG GGGGCAGCCATTGACATAAAGCTTCCAAGAAGAAGTTTGATGGTAACGTTTACGTGTAATCAATGTAGTGAAAGGACGAAGAGGCTCATTAATCGATTAGCTTACGAACGAGGGCTCGTTTTTGTTCAG TGTGCAGGGTGTCAAAAGTATCACAAATTGGTTGACAATCTTGGCCTTATAGTAGAGTATGACTTCCGGGAGGAGGACACAGATTTGGACTCAAATTCAGATCAAGTTTGA